One stretch of Candidatus Coatesbacteria bacterium DNA includes these proteins:
- a CDS encoding 2-oxoacid:ferredoxin oxidoreductase subunit beta has product MPRKAQTLSYLRTRKKFPSVWCPGCSLGIIMGSLIRAVDQLGLDQDEVVLVSGIGCTGRMPVYADFNTLHGTHGRALAFATGIKLANPELHVIAAMGDGDATAIGGNHFIHTARRNLDITAVIANNNIYGMTGGQYSPTTHPGMKATTAPYGMVEPPFDICELSRGAGATYVARTTSYHAAQMTKYFTRAIEKPGFSVVEVVSHCYTTAGRRNGFKGPVEMMRREKELSVPLAGYEKKKAADPAHELEEGQFLTGLFVDDERPEFSAVYADLQRRVGSAE; this is encoded by the coding sequence ATGCCTCGCAAAGCACAGACCCTGTCCTACCTGCGAACCAGGAAGAAATTCCCCAGCGTCTGGTGCCCGGGGTGCAGCCTGGGGATCATCATGGGCTCGCTGATCCGCGCCGTCGATCAGCTCGGTCTGGACCAGGACGAGGTGGTCCTGGTCTCCGGCATCGGCTGTACGGGGCGGATGCCGGTCTATGCCGATTTCAACACCCTCCACGGCACCCACGGCCGCGCCCTGGCCTTCGCCACGGGGATCAAGCTGGCCAACCCCGAGCTCCACGTGATCGCGGCGATGGGCGACGGTGACGCCACGGCCATCGGCGGCAACCACTTCATCCACACCGCCCGACGCAACCTGGACATCACGGCGGTCATCGCCAACAACAACATCTACGGCATGACCGGCGGCCAGTATTCGCCGACTACCCATCCCGGGATGAAGGCCACCACGGCGCCCTACGGCATGGTCGAGCCGCCCTTCGACATCTGCGAACTCTCCCGGGGAGCCGGGGCGACCTACGTGGCCCGCACCACCAGCTACCACGCCGCCCAGATGACCAAGTATTTCACCCGGGCCATCGAGAAGCCGGGCTTCAGCGTCGTCGAGGTGGTCAGCCACTGCTACACCACCGCCGGACGGCGCAACGGCTTCAAGGGCCCCGTCGAGATGATGCGCCGGGAGAAGGAGCTTTCCGTTCCCCTGGCGGGTTACGAGAAGAAGAAAGCCGCCGATCCGGCCCACGAGCTCGAGGAAGGCCAGTTCCTCACCGGCCTGTTCGTCGACGACGAGCGACCCGAGTTCAGCGCTGTCTATGCCGACCTTCAGCGCCGCGTCGGTTCCGCCGAGTA
- a CDS encoding 2-oxoacid:acceptor oxidoreductase subunit alpha produces the protein MARPTVPRPTGNPTPTRRKKPPTPTRSPTVANKKTKANNERLLFTSGNEAVAHGALYAGCNFFGGYPITPSTEIAELMSRELPKRGGTFIQMEDEIASMASIIGASIAGAKSMTATSGPGFSLMQENLGYAAITEIPCVIADVMRGGPSTGLPTKVSQADVMQARWGTHGDHPIIVLSPDSVQECFLLTIEAFNLSEKYRTPVVLLSDETIGHMHEVIELPLPGDLPVIAREEVAEIPPDWYKPYDFGVHNFAPLIPFGRGYRYHVTGLTHDESGFPTSRTDESEKMLTHLGTKLLHADDVCLTESIYLEDAEVVIIAYGCTARVCKRTLYAVRQEGIRCGMLRLKTLWPLPVKTIDEVCDQADLVVVPELNMGQIGREVERVNRGRANVFPINRIDGELFNPYRVAEQIIAHSLDLKDDDDQLII, from the coding sequence ATGGCGCGGCCGACAGTCCCCCGGCCGACGGGAAACCCGACCCCGACGAGAAGAAAGAAGCCGCCAACGCCGACAAGGAGTCCGACCGTGGCCAACAAGAAGACCAAGGCTAACAACGAGCGTCTGCTGTTCACCTCGGGCAACGAGGCCGTGGCCCACGGCGCGCTCTACGCCGGTTGCAACTTCTTCGGCGGCTACCCGATCACCCCGTCTACGGAGATCGCCGAGCTGATGTCCCGGGAGCTGCCCAAGCGCGGCGGAACCTTCATCCAGATGGAGGACGAGATCGCCTCGATGGCTTCGATCATCGGCGCCTCCATCGCCGGCGCCAAGTCGATGACCGCCACCTCGGGACCCGGCTTTTCCCTGATGCAGGAGAACCTGGGCTACGCCGCCATCACCGAGATCCCCTGCGTCATCGCCGACGTCATGCGCGGCGGACCCTCCACCGGTCTGCCCACCAAGGTCTCCCAGGCCGACGTCATGCAGGCCCGCTGGGGCACCCACGGCGACCATCCGATCATCGTCCTCTCGCCGGACTCGGTCCAGGAGTGCTTCCTGCTGACCATCGAGGCCTTCAACCTGTCCGAGAAGTACCGCACCCCCGTGGTGCTGCTCTCCGACGAGACCATCGGCCACATGCACGAGGTCATCGAGCTGCCCCTGCCCGGCGATCTGCCCGTGATCGCCCGGGAGGAGGTCGCCGAGATCCCCCCCGACTGGTACAAGCCCTACGACTTCGGCGTCCACAACTTCGCCCCGCTGATACCCTTCGGCCGCGGCTACCGCTACCACGTCACCGGGCTGACCCACGACGAGAGCGGCTTCCCCACCAGCCGGACCGACGAGAGCGAGAAGATGCTCACCCACCTGGGCACCAAACTGCTCCACGCCGACGACGTCTGCCTGACCGAGAGTATCTATCTCGAAGACGCCGAAGTGGTCATCATCGCCTACGGCTGCACCGCCCGGGTCTGCAAGCGCACCCTCTACGCCGTGCGCCAGGAGGGTATCCGCTGCGGCATGCTGCGCCTCAAGACCCTCTGGCCCCTGCCCGTCAAGACCATCGACGAGGTCTGCGACCAGGCCGACCTCGTCGTCGTCCCCGAACTGAACATGGGCCAGATCGGCCGGGAGGTCGAGCGGGTCAACCGCGGACGGGCCAACGTCTTCCCCATCAACCGCATCGACGGTGAGCTGTTCAACCCCTACCGGGTGGCCGAGCAGATCATCGCCCACAGCCTGGACTTGAAGGACGACGACGATCAGTTGATCATCTAG
- a CDS encoding 4Fe-4S dicluster domain-containing protein, whose amino-acid sequence MTKQELETRPVRVFEEWCKGCGICVSFCPKDVLALSHHGKAYVAHPQRCIQCRLCEQLCPDFAVSVKPKEKAKQGGKDKERKPAEDGAADSPPADGKPDPDEKKEAANADKESDRGQQEDQG is encoded by the coding sequence ATGACCAAACAGGAACTGGAGACCCGTCCCGTTCGCGTTTTCGAAGAGTGGTGCAAGGGCTGCGGCATCTGCGTCAGCTTCTGCCCCAAGGACGTTCTGGCCCTAAGCCACCACGGCAAGGCCTACGTCGCCCACCCGCAGCGCTGCATCCAGTGCCGATTGTGCGAGCAGCTCTGCCCCGACTTCGCCGTCTCGGTCAAGCCCAAGGAGAAGGCTAAGCAGGGCGGGAAGGACAAGGAGCGCAAACCCGCCGAGGATGGCGCGGCCGACAGTCCCCCGGCCGACGGGAAACCCGACCCCGACGAGAAGAAAGAAGCCGCCAACGCCGACAAGGAGTCCGACCGTGGCCAACAAGAAGACCAAGGCTAA
- a CDS encoding GTPase Era, translated as MRVRRTRRPLHCDDLFAAIVQTEKSGRKAGITTGRSVLLRLGPSAAREPVGQPVGTPPFLYFNRPASATRASNARASLRRCRLSGMEQAPAPGEQAPSDVFRSGFAALLGRPNVGKSTLLNALLGERVAPTNPKPQTTRRRLRGILTTQSYQLVFIDTPGYHVPKDNLGRYLVQTAKGAVAQADAVVVILDAGDLRPVDLELLETVREAGKPALGLLNKADLLAAGAAPPSGLPELEGGGYLFTSALTGSGLAEFVKRLAELMPAGPLYYDAEQVTAEPLRELAAEFIREAALGLLHQEVPYALEAVIENFKPRSPELTYISARLYVERASQVGIVVGRGGAQLRKIGFQARKRLEKLLDTKVYLDLRVKVKPKWRKDENALREFGYRRKG; from the coding sequence ATGCGCGTCCGGCGCACTCGCCGCCCCCTCCACTGCGACGACCTTTTCGCTGCTATTGTCCAAACCGAAAAGTCAGGCCGGAAGGCAGGCATAACAACCGGGCGAAGCGTCTTGCTCAGGCTCGGCCCCAGCGCGGCACGGGAACCCGTCGGACAGCCGGTGGGTACCCCGCCGTTCCTTTATTTTAACCGCCCCGCCTCCGCAACGCGGGCGTCCAACGCCCGCGCATCCCTACGGCGCTGCCGGCTATCAGGCATGGAACAGGCTCCAGCCCCAGGTGAACAGGCGCCCTCCGACGTCTTCCGCAGCGGCTTCGCCGCTTTGCTGGGTCGGCCGAACGTTGGCAAATCCACCCTGCTCAACGCCCTGTTGGGCGAGCGGGTCGCCCCCACCAATCCCAAGCCCCAGACCACCCGTCGCCGGCTGCGCGGCATCCTCACCACCCAGAGCTATCAGCTCGTGTTCATCGACACCCCGGGCTACCACGTTCCCAAGGACAACCTGGGCCGTTACCTGGTCCAGACGGCCAAGGGTGCCGTGGCCCAGGCCGACGCCGTCGTGGTCATTCTCGACGCCGGTGACCTGCGACCCGTCGATCTCGAGCTGCTGGAGACCGTCCGTGAAGCCGGCAAGCCGGCCCTGGGCCTGCTCAACAAGGCGGATCTCCTCGCCGCCGGCGCCGCACCGCCCAGCGGCCTGCCCGAGCTCGAAGGCGGCGGCTACCTGTTCACCAGCGCCCTGACCGGCAGCGGCCTGGCCGAGTTCGTCAAGCGCTTGGCCGAGCTGATGCCCGCGGGGCCGCTGTATTACGACGCCGAGCAGGTCACCGCCGAACCCCTGCGCGAGCTGGCCGCCGAGTTCATCCGCGAGGCCGCCCTGGGGCTGCTGCACCAGGAGGTGCCCTACGCCCTGGAGGCCGTTATCGAGAACTTCAAGCCCCGCAGCCCCGAGCTGACCTACATCTCCGCCCGGCTCTACGTCGAGCGGGCCAGCCAGGTCGGCATCGTCGTCGGCCGTGGCGGGGCGCAGTTGCGCAAGATCGGCTTCCAGGCCCGCAAGCGCCTGGAAAAGCTGCTGGACACCAAAGTCTATCTGGACCTGCGTGTCAAGGTCAAACCGAAGTGGCGCAAGGACGAGAACGCCCTGCGCGAGTTCGGCTACCGCCGGAAGGGTTGA
- a CDS encoding DUF4388 domain-containing protein yields the protein MLEGSLSSIALGSVFQHIIDQGLTGRLTIEAPDETLNYYFDRGKLLNATEDPEENDSRGLFDRIKGSFHFDSAQDVDVKNKAELSTFRWVMDRAGETTNVRAMQWVLLSPFAIPVNTAVPIAELNDEEMQISALIDDERTIADIIKVSPRDELSTLRILFGFTVANTIRLIRTFEVVRILCGIIDDFVTALGGTRMTVNGAERMFGKVLSEMIVVHPQLEYLELGGSEEALGRLRSQFNRAAVAMKIMGDLLERYYKAIIVFLDPRKVEDILRNIADNYFSKHRSLVSELRLDDMLDHIISESTERDREQLWADIDMAENRSTLIRWS from the coding sequence ATGCTCGAGGGTTCACTCAGCTCCATCGCCCTGGGCTCCGTGTTCCAGCACATCATCGATCAGGGCCTCACCGGCCGCCTGACCATCGAGGCGCCCGACGAGACGCTGAACTACTATTTCGACCGCGGCAAACTGCTCAACGCCACCGAAGACCCCGAAGAAAACGACTCCCGGGGCCTCTTCGACCGCATCAAAGGCTCCTTTCACTTCGACAGCGCCCAGGACGTCGACGTCAAGAACAAAGCCGAGCTGAGCACCTTCCGCTGGGTGATGGATCGCGCCGGTGAAACCACCAACGTCCGGGCCATGCAGTGGGTCCTGCTCTCGCCCTTCGCCATCCCCGTGAACACCGCCGTACCGATCGCCGAACTCAACGACGAGGAGATGCAGATCTCCGCCCTGATCGATGACGAACGCACCATCGCCGACATCATCAAGGTCTCACCCCGCGACGAACTCAGCACCCTGCGCATCCTCTTCGGCTTCACCGTTGCCAACACCATCCGCCTGATCCGCACCTTCGAGGTCGTACGCATCCTCTGCGGGATAATCGACGATTTCGTCACCGCCCTGGGCGGAACACGGATGACCGTCAACGGGGCCGAACGGATGTTCGGCAAGGTCTTGAGCGAAATGATCGTCGTCCACCCCCAACTCGAGTACCTTGAACTCGGCGGCAGCGAAGAAGCCCTCGGCCGCCTGCGCAGCCAGTTCAACCGCGCCGCCGTGGCGATGAAGATCATGGGCGACCTCCTCGAACGCTATTACAAGGCGATCATCGTCTTCCTCGACCCGCGCAAAGTCGAGGACATCCTGCGCAATATCGCCGATAACTACTTCTCCAAGCACCGCAGCCTGGTCAGCGAACTGCGACTCGACGACATGCTCGACCACATTATCAGCGAAAGCACTGAACGCGACCGCGAACAGCTCTGGGCCGATATCGACATGGCAGAGAACCGCAGCACGCTGATCCGCTGGAGCTAG
- a CDS encoding deoxyuridine 5'-triphosphate nucleotidohydrolase, protein MTPTDPSRLSGPLNQAELRRLLTAEPPLVEGLLDPERQLTPNGVDLSITEVAWPADDAPAVLDFTNAERRLPTGEIIPWREDRLLLPPGPYLVRYAERVNLPDDVIALGKPRSSLFRCGAELVSAVWDAGYSGRGQGLLIVHYPGGLILTRRARVLQLVFFRLTGRTTGYDGEYQNEDSSHA, encoded by the coding sequence ATGACCCCGACCGACCCATCCCGCCTCAGCGGCCCCCTCAATCAGGCCGAGCTGCGCCGCCTGCTGACCGCCGAGCCGCCCCTGGTCGAGGGTCTCCTCGATCCCGAGCGTCAACTGACCCCCAACGGCGTCGACCTCTCCATCACCGAGGTCGCTTGGCCGGCCGACGACGCGCCCGCCGTACTGGACTTCACCAACGCCGAGCGGCGCCTGCCCACCGGCGAGATCATCCCCTGGCGCGAGGACCGCCTGCTGCTGCCGCCGGGACCCTACCTCGTACGCTACGCCGAGCGGGTCAACCTGCCCGACGACGTCATCGCCCTGGGCAAGCCGCGCTCCAGCCTCTTCCGCTGCGGGGCCGAGCTGGTCAGCGCCGTCTGGGACGCCGGCTACTCCGGCCGCGGCCAGGGCCTGCTCATCGTTCACTACCCCGGCGGTCTGATCCTGACCCGACGGGCCCGGGTGCTGCAACTGGTCTTCTTCCGCCTGACCGGCCGAACAACGGGCTACGACGGTGAATATCAGAACGAGGATTCCTCGCACGCATAA
- a CDS encoding DUF454 family protein: MSERGFLARINGVDNIVSDQHFQPHTSRTLRVLLIVAGALSLGLGILGVFLPVLPTTPFLLLSAACWLQSSRRLYDWLLNTRFPGNYIRDWRAGRGLPRALKWSMLALLVITIGISGVFFVEALWARILLGVVLVAVGTHIVCLPTRRSDPPPSPGDTVKATDIATED; this comes from the coding sequence ATATCAGAACGAGGATTCCTCGCACGCATAAACGGTGTAGACAACATCGTGAGCGATCAGCACTTCCAGCCCCACACCTCGCGCACTCTGCGCGTTTTGCTCATCGTCGCCGGTGCGCTCAGCCTGGGCCTGGGCATCCTCGGCGTTTTCCTGCCCGTTTTACCCACCACCCCCTTCCTGCTGCTCAGCGCGGCCTGTTGGCTGCAATCCTCACGCCGCCTCTACGATTGGCTGCTCAACACCCGCTTCCCCGGCAACTACATCCGCGACTGGCGCGCCGGTCGCGGCCTGCCCCGGGCGCTCAAGTGGAGCATGCTGGCCCTGCTCGTCATCACCATCGGCATTTCCGGCGTCTTCTTTGTCGAGGCCCTCTGGGCGCGGATCCTCCTCGGCGTGGTCCTCGTCGCCGTCGGGACCCACATCGTGTGCCTGCCCACGCGCCGCTCCGATCCGCCTCCCAGCCCCGGCGATACCGTCAAAGCGACCGACATAGCGACCGAGGATTAG
- the gatC gene encoding Asp-tRNA(Asn)/Glu-tRNA(Gln) amidotransferase subunit GatC: MDQRTTRHIARLARLGLSAEELERFGEQLTDILEYVEALKAVDVAGVPPFNALEPPRVPRRRDEVTNAPSDHGELEQAPEVRGRQIAAPSPLAEVE; encoded by the coding sequence ATGGATCAACGCACCACCAGGCACATCGCCCGCCTGGCGCGTCTCGGCCTGAGCGCCGAGGAGCTGGAGCGCTTCGGCGAGCAGTTGACCGATATCCTGGAGTACGTCGAAGCACTGAAGGCGGTGGACGTCGCGGGCGTCCCCCCCTTCAACGCCCTGGAGCCGCCCCGGGTTCCCCGGCGCCGGGACGAGGTGACCAACGCGCCCAGCGACCACGGCGAGCTGGAGCAGGCCCCGGAGGTTCGCGGGCGGCAGATCGCGGCGCCCAGCCCCCTGGCGGAGGTAGAGTGA
- the murD gene encoding UDP-N-acetylmuramoyl-L-alanine--D-glutamate ligase: protein MRELVGRRALVMGLGLFGGGVGLTRYLAAHGARVTVTDLRPAAELKPSLELIADLDVELHLGGHLEEDFRSADVVYVNPAVPKSSPYLEFAREAGVELSSEINLFLERFRGPVLGVTGSNGKTTTTEMLGAVVRAYDMRALVGGNMGVSLLDRVDDSRPEHPAVLELSSFQLEDLGLVGWSPHIAVVTNLTPNHLDRHGTFAAYIEAKSQILRHQTPRDVTVLNCGDPQVEKLAELTAGTVLRFGLEDTPDCNFFLRRNPDRLALRFGPAAEDFFSLAEFGLRGEHNVANALAAAGAAYAFGIPTEIIARELARFRALPHRLELLGEVGGVEYYNDSIATTPESTIAALRSFAEPLWLIAGGYDKGTSFRELGREIALRARGCLLIGATASSIRHDVEAGRERLVADGYTPRLETIEELGELEAAVEFAHARAVTGEIVVLSPACASYDQFRNFAERGDAFRRLVAKLPPAAAKTPDKRLRRKRR, encoded by the coding sequence GTGAGGGAACTCGTCGGCCGGCGCGCCTTGGTGATGGGCCTCGGATTATTCGGCGGCGGCGTCGGCCTGACCCGCTACCTGGCGGCCCACGGCGCCCGGGTGACGGTGACCGATCTCCGGCCGGCCGCGGAGCTCAAGCCCTCGCTGGAGCTGATCGCCGACCTGGACGTCGAGCTGCACCTGGGCGGCCACCTGGAGGAGGATTTCCGCTCCGCCGACGTCGTCTACGTCAACCCCGCCGTGCCGAAGAGCTCGCCGTATCTGGAGTTCGCCCGTGAAGCCGGTGTCGAGCTTTCCTCGGAGATCAACCTGTTTCTGGAGCGTTTCCGCGGACCGGTCCTCGGGGTGACGGGCTCCAACGGCAAGACAACGACGACGGAGATGCTGGGCGCCGTGGTGCGGGCCTACGACATGCGGGCCCTGGTCGGCGGCAACATGGGCGTCAGCCTGCTGGACCGGGTGGACGACTCTCGCCCCGAGCACCCGGCGGTACTCGAGCTGTCGAGCTTCCAGCTCGAGGATCTGGGCCTCGTCGGCTGGTCGCCGCACATCGCCGTGGTGACCAACCTGACGCCCAACCATCTGGACCGCCACGGCACCTTCGCCGCCTACATCGAGGCCAAGAGTCAGATCCTGCGTCACCAAACGCCGCGGGACGTCACCGTGCTCAATTGCGGGGACCCCCAGGTGGAGAAACTGGCCGAGTTGACGGCGGGAACGGTACTGCGCTTCGGCCTGGAGGACACGCCGGACTGCAACTTCTTCCTGCGCCGCAACCCCGACCGCCTGGCGCTGCGCTTCGGCCCGGCGGCGGAAGACTTCTTCTCCCTGGCGGAATTCGGCCTGCGCGGCGAGCACAACGTGGCCAACGCCCTGGCGGCGGCGGGGGCCGCCTACGCCTTCGGCATCCCGACGGAGATAATCGCCCGGGAGCTGGCCCGTTTCCGGGCCCTGCCCCACCGGCTGGAGCTGCTGGGCGAGGTCGGCGGCGTCGAGTACTACAACGATTCGATCGCCACCACGCCGGAATCGACCATCGCCGCCCTGCGCAGCTTCGCGGAGCCGCTCTGGCTGATCGCCGGGGGCTACGACAAGGGCACCAGCTTCCGCGAGCTGGGCCGGGAGATCGCCTTACGCGCCAGGGGCTGCCTGTTGATCGGCGCCACGGCGTCCTCGATCCGTCACGATGTCGAAGCGGGCCGGGAACGCCTCGTCGCCGACGGTTACACGCCGCGCCTGGAGACGATCGAGGAGCTCGGCGAGCTGGAGGCGGCCGTCGAATTCGCCCACGCCCGGGCCGTCACCGGCGAGATCGTCGTACTCTCCCCGGCCTGCGCCAGTTACGATCAGTTTCGCAACTTCGCCGAGCGCGGCGACGCCTTCCGCCGCCTGGTGGCCAAACTACCGCCGGCGGCGGCGAAGACACCGGACAAGCGGCTGCGTCGCAAGCGGCGTTGA
- a CDS encoding thiazole biosynthesis protein produces the protein MGIFAPLGEKQITRAIVDEWARFVQEYADSEVIIVGSGPAGLICAHDLAQAGVKVLVIERNPHLGGGFWTGGYFMTPLTYRSPAEKILDEFGIRHSEVEPGLHVSPAPLNVARFIGAAYDAGARFLNCTSVFDIVLRGRKPGTDGDLSDARMGGVVINWTALEHLPRGLNTLDPVCLEAKVIVDDTGHEAGVMHMLARRDLLTLKKEQPMWIERSEDEIVEHTGEVYPGLVAIGMSVASFHGLTRMGPTFGAMLHSGRRGAAVCLELLGGA, from the coding sequence ATGGGCATCTTCGCACCGCTGGGCGAGAAGCAGATCACCCGGGCCATCGTCGATGAATGGGCCCGGTTCGTTCAGGAGTACGCCGACAGCGAGGTCATCATCGTCGGCAGCGGTCCGGCGGGGCTGATCTGCGCCCACGACCTGGCCCAGGCCGGGGTCAAGGTGCTGGTCATCGAACGCAACCCCCACCTGGGCGGCGGCTTCTGGACCGGCGGATACTTCATGACCCCGCTGACCTACCGCTCACCGGCCGAGAAGATCCTCGACGAGTTCGGCATCCGCCACAGCGAGGTCGAGCCCGGTCTCCACGTCTCGCCGGCGCCGCTCAACGTGGCCCGCTTCATCGGCGCGGCCTACGACGCCGGGGCCCGCTTCCTCAACTGCACCAGCGTCTTCGACATCGTCCTGCGCGGGCGCAAGCCGGGCACCGACGGCGACCTGTCCGACGCCCGCATGGGCGGCGTGGTCATCAACTGGACGGCCCTCGAGCACCTGCCCCGGGGGCTCAACACCCTGGACCCGGTCTGCCTGGAGGCCAAGGTGATCGTCGACGACACCGGTCACGAGGCCGGGGTGATGCACATGCTGGCCCGGCGCGACCTGCTGACCCTCAAAAAGGAGCAGCCGATGTGGATCGAGCGCTCCGAGGACGAGATCGTCGAGCACACCGGCGAGGTCTACCCCGGTCTGGTGGCCATCGGGATGAGCGTGGCCAGCTTCCACGGTCTGACCCGGATGGGGCCGACCTTCGGCGCCATGCTGCACTCGGGCCGCCGCGGGGCCGCGGTATGTCTGGAGCTGCTGGGCGGGGCCTGA
- a CDS encoding IS1595 family transposase yields the protein MEVDESYFGGHHKGKRGRGRGGGKIPVFGLLERGGEVRVSLPSNCSEKHLLGARLENVELDSSVYSDGRKAYNKLSLNGFHHKRVKHQDEFANGKVHINGLENFRG from the coding sequence ATAGAAGTCGATGAGTCCTACTTCGGCGGCCATCACAAGGGCAAGCGGGGTCGGGGGAGGGGCGGCGGCAAGATCCCCGTCTTCGGGCTGCTCGAGCGGGGTGGCGAGGTCCGCGTCAGCCTACCGTCCAACTGCAGCGAGAAGCACCTGCTGGGCGCGCGCCTGGAGAACGTCGAGCTGGACTCGAGCGTCTACTCCGACGGCCGGAAGGCCTATAACAAGCTCTCACTCAACGGCTTCCACCACAAGAGGGTCAAGCACCAGGATGAGTTCGCCAACGGCAAGGTGCATATCAACGGCCTCGAGAACTTCCGGGGCTAG
- a CDS encoding toxin-antitoxin system HicB family antitoxin — protein MSEKTNSLDYHLSLDYPLRLYGSADEGYIAGIDELLGCDGYGDTPAAALADLDGFNRAWFEDALKKGRRIPRPTKRAANPPSGRFNPRLPRSLHRAPIDGPAPRVSA, from the coding sequence GTGAGTGAGAAGACCAACAGCCTCGACTACCACCTGAGCCTGGACTATCCGCTCCGTCTCTACGGTTCCGCCGATGAGGGTTACATCGCCGGCATCGACGAGTTGCTCGGTTGCGACGGCTACGGCGATACTCCCGCCGCGGCCCTGGCCGACCTCGACGGCTTTAACCGGGCCTGGTTCGAGGACGCCCTGAAAAAGGGGCGCCGGATCCCCCGGCCGACTAAACGCGCCGCAAACCCGCCCAGCGGGAGATTCAACCCGCGCCTGCCGCGCAGCCTCCACCGCGCCCCGATCGACGGGCCGGCACCAAGGGTGTCAGCCTGA
- a CDS encoding AAA family ATPase — MRPRSLGEVVGQEAVVGPGTPLRASVENGRLPSVILWGPPGCGKTTIALAAAAQVGGRVHRLNAVTASVKDVRRVVGEAKQARRARLARPVVLFIDEIHRFNRAQQDALLPAVESGVVRFIGATVHNPYSGVIKALLSRSLVLELQPLEPADIGELLERALADGERGLGGRKLAVAEGFLDHLAAFSGGDARRALQALELAADSTPAAEDGVVRLDEAAARRVLDEQQPLHDRAGDYHYDRASAFIKSMRGGDPDAAVYWMLLMLEGGEDPRFIARRIVICASEDVGNADPRALGVAVAAAQALELVGYPEASYNLVQAAVYVACAPKSNALGSAMTAARELIAEEPPRPVPPHLRGTTKWTGDAEAPSEHYRYPHAFPGAFVPQDYLGGEHPPLYRPSDRGCEAELAARLARWWPERWGVADGERG; from the coding sequence ATGCGTCCGCGGAGCCTGGGCGAGGTCGTCGGCCAGGAGGCCGTCGTCGGTCCGGGGACGCCGTTGCGGGCCTCCGTCGAGAACGGCCGGCTGCCCAGCGTGATCCTTTGGGGACCGCCGGGTTGCGGCAAGACGACGATCGCCCTGGCGGCGGCGGCGCAGGTCGGCGGGCGGGTTCACCGGCTCAACGCGGTGACGGCCTCGGTCAAGGACGTGCGGCGGGTGGTGGGCGAGGCCAAGCAGGCGCGCAGGGCGCGGCTGGCCCGGCCGGTGGTGCTGTTCATCGACGAGATCCATCGCTTCAACCGCGCCCAGCAGGACGCCCTGTTGCCGGCGGTCGAGTCGGGGGTGGTGCGCTTCATCGGCGCCACGGTGCACAACCCCTATAGCGGGGTGATCAAAGCCCTGCTGTCGCGTTCGCTGGTGTTGGAGCTGCAACCGCTGGAGCCGGCGGACATCGGCGAGCTGCTGGAGCGGGCGCTGGCTGATGGGGAGCGTGGCCTGGGCGGGCGGAAGCTGGCGGTGGCGGAGGGCTTCCTCGATCATCTGGCGGCCTTCAGCGGCGGCGACGCCCGGCGGGCGTTGCAGGCCCTGGAGCTGGCGGCGGATTCCACCCCGGCGGCCGAAGACGGCGTCGTTCGACTGGACGAGGCGGCGGCCCGGCGGGTTCTCGACGAGCAGCAGCCGCTGCACGACCGGGCCGGGGATTACCACTACGATCGGGCCTCGGCCTTCATCAAGAGCATGCGTGGCGGGGATCCCGACGCCGCGGTCTACTGGATGCTGTTGATGCTGGAGGGCGGTGAGGACCCGCGCTTCATCGCCCGGCGGATCGTCATCTGCGCCTCCGAGGACGTCGGCAACGCCGACCCGCGGGCGCTGGGCGTGGCCGTCGCCGCGGCCCAGGCCCTCGAGTTGGTGGGCTACCCCGAGGCGAGCTACAATCTGGTGCAGGCTGCGGTCTACGTGGCCTGCGCACCGAAGAGCAACGCCCTCGGTTCGGCGATGACGGCGGCGCGGGAGTTGATCGCCGAGGAGCCCCCGCGCCCCGTGCCGCCGCATCTGCGCGGGACGACGAAGTGGACGGGGGACGCCGAGGCCCCGAGCGAGCACTACCGGTATCCCCACGCCTTCCCCGGGGCCTTCGTGCCCCAGGACTACCTGGGCGGGGAGCATCCGCCGCTCTACCGGCCCAGCGATCGGGGCTGCGAGGCCGAGCTGGCGGCGCGTTTGGCCCGTTGGTGGCCGGAGCGTTGGGGCGTGGCCGACGGCGAGCGCGGTTGA